In the genome of Magnolia sinica isolate HGM2019 chromosome 2, MsV1, whole genome shotgun sequence, one region contains:
- the LOC131232568 gene encoding uncharacterized protein LOC131232568 isoform X1 — protein sequence MSTSAKSKLDKMKVKVVFRIQFHATHIPQPGWDKLFVSFIPADSGKVTGKTTKANVRNGSCKWSDPIYETTQLLQDAKTKKYDEKMYKLVVSMGSSRASLGEANINLADYADASKPSSVVLPLQGCNFGSVLHVTIQLLTSKTGFREFEQQRELREKGFRAITNQSVHDEPAGEVSSSAETANDQIVEVNARVRFKSDSAELPSLEEEGELNEDYMDSAVGIDGSSHTSESLYAEKHDISSIHEVDSLRSAISVELGGSSLSQSPRPDNGDQCDPRLAAQGSSDWVHGWSSDYSVDNDLATAYEENSRLRGSLEVAESSISDLKLEVSSLQSQADVLGTETQRFAQELAADIALGEELSREVSILKSDCTKLKGDIEKLKHSKARQHFHSTETELLSKEVCWTKCDLLEGSSFDSKIGANDIGKYQDCLAHDVQMRLRQGLSLMEDTVRAIQNKACQDQGMDLAFLQPDLEALESVVQGLKEGIWQVTPLQNIRTGERTSVKAVGVMGVNSEQAVWGDGPKGCDAECFPSKGTVNSVGTSLQVLQELDPLKNDLEAADVTNKKFSELSSELEQSKAERENLMRKIDQMECYYEAVIQELKECQKQMLDELQNLRHEHSACIYTVSDLKSQINGMHQDINEQLQRSAEDRCNLDDLNRELEKRAIASETTLKRACWNYSIAVGQLQKDLELLSFQVVSLFETNEKLAQQAFTEVSQLGFREYIEEPSDDVHSCLQKDDSESALLKAHHEAKLHEVQADTVISGETKPKLPPKQNVPSVELSERPKKLLNEDILCEEVKRSLHLQEELHQEAEQEISEMHELNLRLEVFSKVLQESLREANVGIRLIKKERDEFAQQLEHSAEVELLMLKLQAALDEVETLRESEAKCIIKCDDLALKNHTLEVKLKSISDENCLLTQNVTECDILFDECASYRSKHEACSAEKNGLENALKQESLEKSHLQRENISLVEELKALQAEFDKQLSVKDSLEKTVAFMQDRLGDLRSRMVSYNEQTNGPTLFSKSMQQESEDENFMTIFLHLEELQQSAYIKILQLSEEKQELKQKFESDLRDMATKLDMANTHAEKLRIELQDVEDKLTIRSEVAEKYAEQNRELSSKLDVLETKLQHVTSENKDLAQKILTLDCVNRELEKTKLSVMDCMQENKALMISLQAGNEASLQLEKEISGLKESLRCAHDELQSDRGLRGESEATVRDLTSQLNVKHEQVLSFDDQKAALVHLRQQLLDLELEKSRVRNLLLHSEECQRKVDEDDSSLRLKVMDLETYLETMHAYLLAAEVEVVFTENQFWSRVQELLERLSSLERCNEDLLLKHLDVVTKLNGHMAGEAQCIEENAKLMMALQSLKSELETNVSEKRELADYVDKRSSMWAELENCKTMAVVVEAEASQEKHRQIEQLKSMLMSSEEEMDNLQSCRDELEITVIVLRSKLDEQAAQLSLLQEYEDELMKLRHEEKLQIELQDGGKDAANIVAADDVNKVDRLTFSDSANMLSSFREAKDASLVSTDEMKSHSLELGRMKNEYVASLLPEDEHHSAPGFHGLQGELLQLHMANERLGSIFPLFNKFSGSGNALERVLALEIELAEALQAKKNSSIHFQSSFLKQHNDEEAIFKSFRDINDLIKDTLEVKSRYAAVETELKDMQERYSQLSLQFAEVEGERQELVMALKNVRPPRKP from the exons ATGTCGACGAGTGCTAAGTCGAAGCTTGACAAGATGAAAGTGAAAGTGGTTTTTCGGATCCAGTTCCATGCTACTCAT ATTCCACAACCAGGGTGGGACAAATTGTTCGTGTCCTTCATTCCTGCTGATTCTGGAAAGGTAACAGGAAAGACAACCAAAGCAAACGTGAGGAATGGGAGTTGCAAATGGTCAGATCCTATCTATGAGACGACACAACTTCTCCAAGACGctaaaacaaaaaaatatgaCGAAAAGATGTATAAGCTTGTGGTGTCAATG GGTTCTTCTCGGGCTAGCCTCGGTGAAGCAAACATCAACCTTGCTGATTATGCAGATGCATCGAAGCCATCTTCTGTTGTGCTGCCTCTTCAAGGATGCAACTTTGGATCTGTTTTACAT GTCACTATCCAGCTGCTCACTTCTAAAACTGGTTTTAG AGAATTTGAGCAACAAAGGGAGCTCAGAGAGAAGGGTTTCCGGGCAATCACCAACCAGAGTGTTCATGATGAACCTGCTGGAGAAGTTTCATCTTCTGCAGAAACAGCCAATGATCAGATAGTTGAG GTGAATGCAAGGGTTAGATTTAAATCAGACTCTGCTGAGCTTCCTTCACTTGAAGAAGAGGGGGAATTGAATGAAGATTACATGGACTCAGCTGTTGGAATTGATGGTTCATCTCATACTTCAGAAAGTTTGTATGCCGAGAAACATGATATTTCCAGTATCCATGAAGTTGATAGCCTTAGGAGTGCAATCTCTGTTGAATTAGGTGGATCTTCTCTAAGCCAAAGCCCTCGGCCTGACAATGGAGACCAATGTGATCCTCGCCTCGCGGCACAAGGGAGCAGTGACTGGGTTCATGGATGGAGTTCAGATTATTCAGTGGACAATGATTTAGCCACTGCTTATGAGGAAAATAGTAGACTTAGAGGAAGCTTGGAGGTAGCTGAGTCATCTATTTCAGACCTTAAGCTGGAAGTGAGCTCTTTACAAAGCCAGGCTGATGTTTTAGGCACAGAAACACAAAGGTTTGCCCAGGAACTTGCTGCAGATATTGCTTTAGGAGAAGAACTGTCAAGAGAAGTTTCTATACTGAAATCCGACTGTACAAAACTCAAAGGTGATATTGAAAAACTCAAACATTCCAAAGCAAGACAGCATTTTCATAGCACAGAAACTGAATTGCTGAGCAAAGAGGTGTGCTGGACAAAGTGTGACCTGTTGGAGGGTTCTTCATTTGATAGTAAGATTGGGGCAAATGATATTGGAAAATATCAAGATTGCTTAGCACATGATGTACAGATGAGGTTGCGACAGGGACTGTCGCTTATGGAGGATACAGTACGAGCAATTCAGAACAAGGCATGCCAAGATCAGGGAATGGACTTGGCCTTCCTTCAGCCTGACCTAGAGGCATTGGAATCTGTTGTGCAAGGTCTTAAAGAAGGAATCTGGCAAGTGACTCCTCTGCAAAATATACGAACAGGAGAAAGAACCAGTGTTAAGGCAGTTGGAGTAATGGGTGTAAACTCTGAGCAGGCTGTCTGGGGAGATGGGCCAAAGGGGTGTGATGCAGAATGTTTTCCCTCTAAAGGCACGGTTAATTCTGTAGGTACATCTCTTCAAGTGTTGCAGGAACTTGACCCCCTAAAAAATGACCTAGAAGCTGCTGATGTGACTAACAAAAAATTTTCTGAACTTTCAAGTGAGTTAGAACAGAGCAAAGCTGAACGTGAAAATCTCATGAGAAAAATTGACCAGATGGAGTGCTACTATGAAGCAGTCATTCAGGAGCTCAAGGAATGTCAGAAACAAATGCTAGATGAGTTGCAGAACCTCAGACATGAGCATTCTGCTTGCATTTACACAGTATCTGATTTAAAAAGTCAGATTAATGGAATGCACCAAGACATTAATGAGCAGCTCCAAAGATCTGCCGAAGACAGGTGTAACTTAGATGATCTTAACAGGGAGCTTGAGAAGAGGGCCATTGCCTCCGAGACAACACTAAAAAGGGCCTGCTGGAACTATTCTATTGCTGTTGGCCAGCTACAAAAGGACCTTGAACTGCTCTCTTTCCAGGTCGTTTCTCTGTTTGAAACAAATGAGAAACTTGCTCAGCAAGCTTTTACAGAAGTTTCCCAACTAGGTTTTCGGGAATATATTGAAGAGCCTTCTGACGATGTACACTCATGCTTGCAGAAGGATGATTCTGAATCTGCACTCCTGAAAGCACATCATGAAGCAAAGTTGCATGAAGTTCAAGCAGACACTGTCATATCTGGGGAAACCAAGCCTAAACTGCCTCCAAAGCAGAATGTTCCGTCTGTGGAGCTCAGTGAAAGGCCTAAGAAGCTGTTGAATGAAGACATTCTTTGTGAGGAAGTGAAAAGATCCCTTCATTTGCAGGAAGAGCTCCACCAGGAGGCAGAACAAGAAATTTCTGAAATGCATGAGCTGAACTTGCGTTTGGAAGTATTTTCAAAAGTCCTACAAGAATCTCTGCGTGAAGCGAATGTTGGAATTAGGCTCataaagaaagagagggatgAATTTGCACAGCAGCTAGAACATTCTGCTGAGGTTGAGTTGCTGATGCTTAAGCTGCAGGCTGCACTGGACGAGGTAGAAACTCTGAGGGAATCTGAGGCCAAGTGCATCATCAAATGCGATGATTTGGCATTGAAAAATCATACCCTGGAAGTGAAACTAAAAAGTATTTCAGATGAGAATTGTCTTCTTACTCAAAATGTTACAGAATGCGATATATTATTTGATGAGTGCGCAAGTTATAGAAGCAAGCATGAGGCTTGCTCTGCAGAAAAGAATGGCCTAGAAAATGCACTGAAACAGGAAAGCTTAGAAAAAAGTCATCTTCAGAGGGAAAATATCTCTCTAGTTGAAGAATTGAAAGCCTTGCAAGCAGAATTTGATAAACAGTTGTCTGTGAAAGATAGTCTGGAGAAAACTGTTGCTTTCATGCAAGATAGGTTGGGGGATCTGAGGTCTAGAATGGTTTCCTATAATGAGCAAACCAATGGACCAACCCTTTTTAGTAAATCTATGCAGCAAGAATCAGAGGATGAGAACTTCATGACCATCTTCTTGCATTTGGAAGAGCTTCAGCAGAGTGCATATATAAAGATTCTTCAACTCAGTGAAGAGAAGCAGGAACTGAAACAAAAGTTTGAATCTGATCTCAGAGATATGGCAACTAAGCTAGATATGGCAAACACACATGCAGAAAAGCTTCGGATAGAGCTTCAAGATGTTGAAGATAAACTTACGATAAGATCAGAAGTGGCAGAAAAATATGCAGAGCAGAACAGAGAGCTGTCTTCAAAACTCGATGTCTTGGAAACCAAGCTGCAGCATGTTACTAGTGAAAACAAGGACCTTGCTCAAAAGATCCTGACTCTTGATTGCGTCAACAGGGAACTGGAGAAGACAAAATTGTCCGTTATGGATTGTATGCAGGAAAACAAAGCTTTAATGATATCTTTACAGGCTGGGAATGAGGCATCTCTCCAACTGGAGAAAGAGATTAGTGGCTTAAAAGAAAGTTTGAGATGTGCGCATGATGAATTGCAGTCTGATAGAGGCTTGAGAGGTGAATCGGAGGCTACAGTTAGAGATCTTACCTCTCAATTGAACGTGAAACATGAGCAGGTGCTATCTTTTGATGATCAGAAAGCTGCCTTGGTCCATCTCAGGCAACAGTTATTGGATCTGGAATTGGAGAAGTCAAGAGTGAGGAATCTCTTGTTGCATAGTGAGGAATGCCAAAGAAAGGTGGATGAAGATGATTCATCCCTTCGTCTTAAAGTTATGGATCTGGAAACTTATTTGGAAACCATGCATGCATACCTGTTAGCTGCTGAAGTTGAAGTTGTTTTCACAGAAAATCAGTTCTGGAGTAGGGTGCAGGAGCTTCTTGAAAGACTAAGCTCTTTAGAGAGGTGCAATGAGGATCTTCTTTTGAAGCACCTGGATGTAGTGACCAAGCTGAATGGTCACATGGCTGGCGAAGCACAATGCATTGAAGAAAATGCAAAATTGATGATGGCTCTCCAGTCGTTGAAGTCTGAGTTGGAAACCAATGTCAGTGAGAAGAGAGAGCTTGCTGATTACGTGGATAAAAGAAGTTCTATGTGGGCTGAACTCGAGAATTGTAAGACTATGGCAGTCGTGGTGGAAGCTGAAGCTAGTCAAGAGAAGCATAGGCAGATTGAACAATTGAAAAGCATGCTGATGAGTTCTGAAGAAGAGATGGATAATCTGCAGTCTTGTAGGGATGAGCTGGAAATCACAGTTATAGTCCTTAGATCCAAGTTGGATGAACAAGCTGCCCAGTTATCATTGCTGCAGGAATATGAGGATGAGCTGATGAAGTTACGGCATGAGGAAAAGCTTCAGATAGAGCTTCAAGATGGTGGAAAAGATGCAGCAAACATTGTTGCTGCAGATGATGTAAATAAGGTGGATAGGCTGACTTTCTCAGACAGTGCTAATATGTTGAGCTCATTCAGAGAAGCAAAAGATGCATCACTAGTTTCCACGGATGAAATGAAATCGCATTCCTTAGAG TTGGGAAGGATGAAAAATGAATATGTGGCTTCACTTCTTCCAGAAGATGAGCATCATTCAGCCCCAGGCTTTCATGGTTTACAAGGAGAACTGTTGCAATTACACATG GCAAATGAACGATTGGGAAGCATATTTCCTTTATTTAACAAATTTTCAGGCAGTGGGAATGCACTAGAAAGGGTACTTGCGCTGGAAATCGAGCTTGCTGAAGCATTGCAAGCAAAGAAGAATTCAAGCATTCATTTTCAGAG TTCATTCCTCAAACAGCATAATGATGAAGAAGCGATATTCAAGAGCTTCAGAGACATCAATGACCTGATCAAAGACACGCTCGAAGTGAAGAGCAGGTATGCAGCGGTAGAGACCGAGCTGAAAGACATGCAGGAACGCTACTCCCAACTCAGCCTGCAGTTTGCAGAGGTGGAGGGAGAGAGACAAGAACTGGTTATGGCACTCAAGAATGTAAGGCCGCCCAGGAAACCCTAG
- the LOC131232568 gene encoding protein NETWORKED 1D-like isoform X3 produces the protein MSTSAKSKLDKMKVKVVFRIQFHATHIPQPGWDKLFVSFIPADSGKVTGKTTKANVRNGSCKWSDPIYETTQLLQDAKTKKYDEKMYKLVVSMGSSRASLGEANINLADYADASKPSSVVLPLQGCNFGSVLHVTIQLLTSKTGFREFEQQRELREKGFRAITNQSVHDEPAGEVSSSAETANDQIVEVNARVRFKSDSAELPSLEEEGELNEDYMDSAVGIDGSSHTSESLYAEKHDISSIHEVDSLRSAISVELGGSSLSQSPRPDNGDQCDPRLAAQGSSDWVHGWSSDYSVDNDLATAYEENSRLRGSLEVAESSISDLKLEVSSLQSQADVLGTETQRFAQELAADIALGEELSREVSILKSDCTKLKGDIEKLKHSKARQHFHSTETELLSKEVCWTKCDLLEGSSFDSKIGANDIGKYQDCLAHDVQMRLRQGLSLMEDTVRAIQNKACQDQGMDLAFLQPDLEALESVVQGLKEGIWQVTPLQNIRTGERTSVKAVGVMGVNSEQAVWGDGPKGCDAECFPSKGTVNSVGTSLQVLQELDPLKNDLEAADVTNKKFSELSSELEQSKAERENLMRKIDQMECYYEAVIQELKECQKQMLDELQNLRHEHSACIYTVSDLKSQINGMHQDINEQLQRSAEDRCNLDDLNRELEKRAIASETTLKRACWNYSIAVGQLQKDLELLSFQVVSLFETNEKLAQQAFTEVSQLGFREYIEEPSDDVHSCLQKDDSESALLKAHHEAKLHEVQADTVISGETKPKLPPKQNVPSVELSERPKKLLNEDILCEEVKRSLHLQEELHQEAEQEISEMHELNLRLEVFSKVLQESLREANVGIRLIKKERDEFAQQLEHSAEVELLMLKLQAALDEVETLRESEAKCIIKCDDLALKNHTLEVKLKSISDENCLLTQNVTECDILFDECASYRSKHEACSAEKNGLENALKQESLEKSHLQRENISLVEELKALQAEFDKQLSVKDSLEKTVAFMQDRLGDLRSRMVSYNEQTNGPTLFSKSMQQESEDENFMTIFLHLEELQQSAYIKILQLSEEKQELKQKFESDLRDMATKLDMANTHAEKLRIELQDVEDKLTIRSEVAEKYAEQNRELSSKLDVLETKLQHVTSENKDLAQKILTLDCVNRELEKTKLSVMDCMQENKALMISLQAGNEASLQLEKEISGLKESLRCAHDELQSDRGLRGESEATVRDLTSQLNVKHEQVLSFDDQKAALVHLRQQLLDLELEKSRVRNLLLHSEECQRKVDEDDSSLRLKVMDLETYLETMHAYLLAAEVEVVFTENQFWSRVQELLERLSSLERCNEDLLLKHLDVVTKLNGHMAGEAQCIEENAKLMMALQSLKSELETNVSEKRELADYVDKRSSMWAELENCKTMAVVVEAEASQEKHRQIEQLKSMLMSSEEEMDNLQSCRDELEITVIVLRSKLDEQAAQLSLLQEYEDELMKLRHEEKLQIELQDGGKDAANIVAADDVNKVDRLTFSDSANMLSSFREAKDASLVSTDEMKSHSMMLSTWARIFSFSCFLFPSQAPEERCL, from the exons ATGTCGACGAGTGCTAAGTCGAAGCTTGACAAGATGAAAGTGAAAGTGGTTTTTCGGATCCAGTTCCATGCTACTCAT ATTCCACAACCAGGGTGGGACAAATTGTTCGTGTCCTTCATTCCTGCTGATTCTGGAAAGGTAACAGGAAAGACAACCAAAGCAAACGTGAGGAATGGGAGTTGCAAATGGTCAGATCCTATCTATGAGACGACACAACTTCTCCAAGACGctaaaacaaaaaaatatgaCGAAAAGATGTATAAGCTTGTGGTGTCAATG GGTTCTTCTCGGGCTAGCCTCGGTGAAGCAAACATCAACCTTGCTGATTATGCAGATGCATCGAAGCCATCTTCTGTTGTGCTGCCTCTTCAAGGATGCAACTTTGGATCTGTTTTACAT GTCACTATCCAGCTGCTCACTTCTAAAACTGGTTTTAG AGAATTTGAGCAACAAAGGGAGCTCAGAGAGAAGGGTTTCCGGGCAATCACCAACCAGAGTGTTCATGATGAACCTGCTGGAGAAGTTTCATCTTCTGCAGAAACAGCCAATGATCAGATAGTTGAG GTGAATGCAAGGGTTAGATTTAAATCAGACTCTGCTGAGCTTCCTTCACTTGAAGAAGAGGGGGAATTGAATGAAGATTACATGGACTCAGCTGTTGGAATTGATGGTTCATCTCATACTTCAGAAAGTTTGTATGCCGAGAAACATGATATTTCCAGTATCCATGAAGTTGATAGCCTTAGGAGTGCAATCTCTGTTGAATTAGGTGGATCTTCTCTAAGCCAAAGCCCTCGGCCTGACAATGGAGACCAATGTGATCCTCGCCTCGCGGCACAAGGGAGCAGTGACTGGGTTCATGGATGGAGTTCAGATTATTCAGTGGACAATGATTTAGCCACTGCTTATGAGGAAAATAGTAGACTTAGAGGAAGCTTGGAGGTAGCTGAGTCATCTATTTCAGACCTTAAGCTGGAAGTGAGCTCTTTACAAAGCCAGGCTGATGTTTTAGGCACAGAAACACAAAGGTTTGCCCAGGAACTTGCTGCAGATATTGCTTTAGGAGAAGAACTGTCAAGAGAAGTTTCTATACTGAAATCCGACTGTACAAAACTCAAAGGTGATATTGAAAAACTCAAACATTCCAAAGCAAGACAGCATTTTCATAGCACAGAAACTGAATTGCTGAGCAAAGAGGTGTGCTGGACAAAGTGTGACCTGTTGGAGGGTTCTTCATTTGATAGTAAGATTGGGGCAAATGATATTGGAAAATATCAAGATTGCTTAGCACATGATGTACAGATGAGGTTGCGACAGGGACTGTCGCTTATGGAGGATACAGTACGAGCAATTCAGAACAAGGCATGCCAAGATCAGGGAATGGACTTGGCCTTCCTTCAGCCTGACCTAGAGGCATTGGAATCTGTTGTGCAAGGTCTTAAAGAAGGAATCTGGCAAGTGACTCCTCTGCAAAATATACGAACAGGAGAAAGAACCAGTGTTAAGGCAGTTGGAGTAATGGGTGTAAACTCTGAGCAGGCTGTCTGGGGAGATGGGCCAAAGGGGTGTGATGCAGAATGTTTTCCCTCTAAAGGCACGGTTAATTCTGTAGGTACATCTCTTCAAGTGTTGCAGGAACTTGACCCCCTAAAAAATGACCTAGAAGCTGCTGATGTGACTAACAAAAAATTTTCTGAACTTTCAAGTGAGTTAGAACAGAGCAAAGCTGAACGTGAAAATCTCATGAGAAAAATTGACCAGATGGAGTGCTACTATGAAGCAGTCATTCAGGAGCTCAAGGAATGTCAGAAACAAATGCTAGATGAGTTGCAGAACCTCAGACATGAGCATTCTGCTTGCATTTACACAGTATCTGATTTAAAAAGTCAGATTAATGGAATGCACCAAGACATTAATGAGCAGCTCCAAAGATCTGCCGAAGACAGGTGTAACTTAGATGATCTTAACAGGGAGCTTGAGAAGAGGGCCATTGCCTCCGAGACAACACTAAAAAGGGCCTGCTGGAACTATTCTATTGCTGTTGGCCAGCTACAAAAGGACCTTGAACTGCTCTCTTTCCAGGTCGTTTCTCTGTTTGAAACAAATGAGAAACTTGCTCAGCAAGCTTTTACAGAAGTTTCCCAACTAGGTTTTCGGGAATATATTGAAGAGCCTTCTGACGATGTACACTCATGCTTGCAGAAGGATGATTCTGAATCTGCACTCCTGAAAGCACATCATGAAGCAAAGTTGCATGAAGTTCAAGCAGACACTGTCATATCTGGGGAAACCAAGCCTAAACTGCCTCCAAAGCAGAATGTTCCGTCTGTGGAGCTCAGTGAAAGGCCTAAGAAGCTGTTGAATGAAGACATTCTTTGTGAGGAAGTGAAAAGATCCCTTCATTTGCAGGAAGAGCTCCACCAGGAGGCAGAACAAGAAATTTCTGAAATGCATGAGCTGAACTTGCGTTTGGAAGTATTTTCAAAAGTCCTACAAGAATCTCTGCGTGAAGCGAATGTTGGAATTAGGCTCataaagaaagagagggatgAATTTGCACAGCAGCTAGAACATTCTGCTGAGGTTGAGTTGCTGATGCTTAAGCTGCAGGCTGCACTGGACGAGGTAGAAACTCTGAGGGAATCTGAGGCCAAGTGCATCATCAAATGCGATGATTTGGCATTGAAAAATCATACCCTGGAAGTGAAACTAAAAAGTATTTCAGATGAGAATTGTCTTCTTACTCAAAATGTTACAGAATGCGATATATTATTTGATGAGTGCGCAAGTTATAGAAGCAAGCATGAGGCTTGCTCTGCAGAAAAGAATGGCCTAGAAAATGCACTGAAACAGGAAAGCTTAGAAAAAAGTCATCTTCAGAGGGAAAATATCTCTCTAGTTGAAGAATTGAAAGCCTTGCAAGCAGAATTTGATAAACAGTTGTCTGTGAAAGATAGTCTGGAGAAAACTGTTGCTTTCATGCAAGATAGGTTGGGGGATCTGAGGTCTAGAATGGTTTCCTATAATGAGCAAACCAATGGACCAACCCTTTTTAGTAAATCTATGCAGCAAGAATCAGAGGATGAGAACTTCATGACCATCTTCTTGCATTTGGAAGAGCTTCAGCAGAGTGCATATATAAAGATTCTTCAACTCAGTGAAGAGAAGCAGGAACTGAAACAAAAGTTTGAATCTGATCTCAGAGATATGGCAACTAAGCTAGATATGGCAAACACACATGCAGAAAAGCTTCGGATAGAGCTTCAAGATGTTGAAGATAAACTTACGATAAGATCAGAAGTGGCAGAAAAATATGCAGAGCAGAACAGAGAGCTGTCTTCAAAACTCGATGTCTTGGAAACCAAGCTGCAGCATGTTACTAGTGAAAACAAGGACCTTGCTCAAAAGATCCTGACTCTTGATTGCGTCAACAGGGAACTGGAGAAGACAAAATTGTCCGTTATGGATTGTATGCAGGAAAACAAAGCTTTAATGATATCTTTACAGGCTGGGAATGAGGCATCTCTCCAACTGGAGAAAGAGATTAGTGGCTTAAAAGAAAGTTTGAGATGTGCGCATGATGAATTGCAGTCTGATAGAGGCTTGAGAGGTGAATCGGAGGCTACAGTTAGAGATCTTACCTCTCAATTGAACGTGAAACATGAGCAGGTGCTATCTTTTGATGATCAGAAAGCTGCCTTGGTCCATCTCAGGCAACAGTTATTGGATCTGGAATTGGAGAAGTCAAGAGTGAGGAATCTCTTGTTGCATAGTGAGGAATGCCAAAGAAAGGTGGATGAAGATGATTCATCCCTTCGTCTTAAAGTTATGGATCTGGAAACTTATTTGGAAACCATGCATGCATACCTGTTAGCTGCTGAAGTTGAAGTTGTTTTCACAGAAAATCAGTTCTGGAGTAGGGTGCAGGAGCTTCTTGAAAGACTAAGCTCTTTAGAGAGGTGCAATGAGGATCTTCTTTTGAAGCACCTGGATGTAGTGACCAAGCTGAATGGTCACATGGCTGGCGAAGCACAATGCATTGAAGAAAATGCAAAATTGATGATGGCTCTCCAGTCGTTGAAGTCTGAGTTGGAAACCAATGTCAGTGAGAAGAGAGAGCTTGCTGATTACGTGGATAAAAGAAGTTCTATGTGGGCTGAACTCGAGAATTGTAAGACTATGGCAGTCGTGGTGGAAGCTGAAGCTAGTCAAGAGAAGCATAGGCAGATTGAACAATTGAAAAGCATGCTGATGAGTTCTGAAGAAGAGATGGATAATCTGCAGTCTTGTAGGGATGAGCTGGAAATCACAGTTATAGTCCTTAGATCCAAGTTGGATGAACAAGCTGCCCAGTTATCATTGCTGCAGGAATATGAGGATGAGCTGATGAAGTTACGGCATGAGGAAAAGCTTCAGATAGAGCTTCAAGATGGTGGAAAAGATGCAGCAAACATTGTTGCTGCAGATGATGTAAATAAGGTGGATAGGCTGACTTTCTCAGACAGTGCTAATATGTTGAGCTCATTCAGAGAAGCAAAAGATGCATCACTAGTTTCCACGGATGAAATGAAATCGCATTC AATGATGCTGAGTACTTGGGCaagaatattttctttttcttgtttcctATTCCCCTCCCAAGCACCAGAAGAGAGGTGTCTCTAA